Proteins encoded in a region of the Lepeophtheirus salmonis chromosome 6, UVic_Lsal_1.4, whole genome shotgun sequence genome:
- the LOC121120679 gene encoding uncharacterized protein, translating into MKFIAVLGLLIAGASALSVELPWDTCVEDSAATLVTDFTPYPVRIVSGEQLSTKVVLNVLKEIDGDLEVELKMAKKGALFNIPIPCIEISEGFFLGSCKYKVAELLEKYGELLCPDFVPEGQECSLLSSPVHLEVKEV; encoded by the exons ATGAAATTCATTGCAGTTCTTGGTCTTTTGATCGCTGGAGCATCTGCTCTCTCAGTTGAGCTCCCGTGGGATACCTGTGTTGAAGACAGTGCCGCTACCCTTGTCACTGACTTCACTCCCTATCCCGTGAGAATCGTTTCTGGAGAACAATTGAGTACAAAAGTTGTATTGAATGTCCTCAAGGAAATTGATGGAGACCTTGAAGTTGAATTGAAAATGGCCAAGAAAGGAGCTCTTTTCAATATTCCCATTCCTTGCATTGAG ATTTCTGAGGGATTTTTTCTCGGATCCTGCAAGTACAAGGTTGCTGAACTATTGGAAAAATACGGAGAACTCTTGTGCCCTGACTTTGTTCCCGAAGGACAAGAGTGCTCTCTCCTATCAAGCCCGGTACATTTGGAGGTGAAGGAAGTCTAA
- the LOC121120620 gene encoding uncharacterized protein, translated as MKFIAVLGLLIAGASALSVELPWDTCVEDSAATLVTDFTPYPVRIVSGEQLSTKIVLNVLKEIDGDLEVELKMAKKGALFNIPIPCIEISEGFFSGSCKYKVAELLEKYGELLCPDFVPEGQECSLPIKPGTFGGEGSLTLPNIPNAIANLAKGKIIVSANIVKDGSESVACISGVIELTNK; from the exons ATGAAATTCATTGCAGTTCTTGGTCTTTTGATCGCTGGAGCATCTGCTCTCTCAGTTGAGCTCCCGTGGGATACCTGTGTTGAAGACAGTGCCGCTACCCTTGTCACTGACTTCACTCCCTATCCCGTGAGAATCGTTTCTGGAGAACAATTGagtacaaaaattgtattgaatGTCCTCAAGGAAATTGATGGAGACCTTGAAGTTGAATTGAAAATGGCCAAGAAAGGAGCTCTTTTCAATATTCCCATTCCTTGCATTGAG ATTTCTGAGGGATTTTTCTCCGGATCCTGCAAGTACAAGGTTGCTGAACTATTGGAAAAATACGGAGAACTCTTGTGCCCTGACTTTGTTCCCGAAGGACAAGAGTGCTCTCTCCCTATCAAGCCCGGTACATTTGGAGGTGAAGGAAGTCTAACCCTTCCTAATATCCCCAATGCCATCGCCAATTTGGCTAAGGGAAAGATCATTGTTTCCGCCAATATCGTAAAGGATGGAAGTGAAAGTGTTGCATGCATCTCTGGAGTTATTGAACTTACcaacaaataa
- the LOC121120486 gene encoding uncharacterized protein: MKFIAVLGLLIAGASALSVELPWDTCVEDSAATLVTDFTPYPVRIVSGEQLSTKLVLNVLKEIDGDLEVELKMAKKGALFNIPIPCIEISEGFFLGSCKYKVAELLEKYGELLCPDFVPEGQECSLPIKPGTFGGEGSLTLPNIPNAIANLAKGKIIVSANIVKDGSESVACISGVIELTNK; encoded by the exons ATGAAATTCATTGCAGTTCTTGGTCTTTTGATCGCTGGAGCATCTGCTCTCTCAGTTGAGCTCCCGTGGGATACCTGTGTTGAAGACAGTGCCGCTACCCTTGTCACTGACTTCACTCCCTATCCCGTGAGAATCGTTTCTGGAGAACAATTGAGTACAAAACTTGTATTGAATGTCCTCAAGGAAATTGATGGAGACCTTGAAGTTGAATTGAAAATGGCCAAGAAAGGAGCTCTTTTCAATATTCCCATTCCTTGCATTGAG ATTTCTGAGGGATTTTTTCTCGGATCCTGCAAGTACAAGGTTGCTGAACTATTGGAAAAATACGGAGAACTCTTGTGCCCTGACTTTGTTCCCGAAGGACAAGAGTGCTCTCTCCCTATCAAGCCCGGTACATTTGGAGGTGAAGGAAGTCTAACCCTTCCTAATATCCCCAATGCCATCGCCAATTTGGCTAAGGGAAAGATCATTGTTTCCGCCAATATCGTAAAGGATGGAAGTGAAAGTGTTGCATGCATCTCTGGAGTTATTGAACTTACcaacaaataa